Genomic window (Neorhizobium galegae bv. orientalis str. HAMBI 540):
CGTCAGCGCGCTGGTCTTGCCTGTGGACCATAGCCCTGACGGCATAACCCTTTTTGAGCAGGCGCTGGACCGTGTAGCGGCCGGTCTCACCGGTCGCGCCGGTAACGAGGAACATGTCGGTCATTTTCATTTCCTTGTGTTGGCAGAATCATAAAGTGTGTAATTGCACACTTTCGGGTAAAAAAGGGAGCTATCCGCCGAGGTTCAGCTCCAGGATTTCATCGCGAATGCGCACGGCGCGGTCCTGTCCTACCTCCCGCTCAAACGCGTCCTGCGCGCTTTTCCAGAGAGGAATGGCCTCCGCCACTTTTGCATCGCCCGAAGGGGAGAGCGTGACATCGAAGGCGCGGCCGCTATCGGCTCTCCCGGCGACAATCCATCCGGCCGCCTGCAGCGGCTTTAGCGCGCGCACGAGCGTCGTGCGCTCCATGCTTAGCATTTCGGCCAGGCTGGTGATCTTGAGGCTTTGGTAGGCTTGCAGAAGAGACAGAATCGAGAACTGCGAGACCGACAGACCGGCGGGTGCCAAATGGCTGTCGTAAAGTCGGCTCAGATGCCGCGCGTTCTGGCGGGCGGCAAGGGCGTAACAGAGATGGGGACCGGTTGGTGTTGGCATGGTGTGTATTTAACTGTGCAATTGCACAGTGTCAACCTCGAACCTCGACGTTCAACCAATCAGATACAGGTTTGTTCCAAGGCTCATTGCTTGAAGTGCAGCTACACACTACGTTCAGGAACGTCGCAGTTGAGTTTGGATCGTGTTCACGTGGCCACCCCAGAAATGACGCCATCCGGAGAAACGACATGTCGAACGGCAACGGAGAAAGCACCCATTCCTCGATGATCTTGCCGATGACGCCGAACTGAGAGGAACGGTCCTGCGCCGTCCGGTTTCGGGTCGTGACAACATCAAGCGCATGGTCGAGGCCGTCGGCACGCTCTACGCCTCGCAAACGCCCACCTTCTATGGGGCGATCGATCAGCGCCATTTCCTGCAATACAAGGCAACACTTCGCGCCGGCCTCGATCTGGAAGCGGTGGGTGTCATCGAGGGGGACGACACCGGACTCGTTCGGCGCGTGACGATGACGTTTGCGCCTTTGGACGCTGCGCTGTCACTGTCAGCAGGACTGGGCGGCATCGTCGGGAAGGAGTTTGGTGACGATCTCTTTTACGACGCGTCGGTGAACGAGGTCGCGACGTCCTGATTGCCGCACTCGCATACGATCGCAGGCAAAGGCGCCGGGGGCGGGGCTACGGCCAGCCCCCGGCCTTTCGCACACCATCAGCCGCGGATGAACGCCAGCAGGTCGGCGTTCAAGCGATCCTTGTCGACGTGCAGCAATCCATGCGAGCCCCCGTCATAGACTATGAGCTTGGCGTGCGGAACAAGCCCTGCGGTCAACTTCGCGGAGATCTCCAGCGGCACGATCTGATCGTCACTGCCGTGGACCACCAGCGCGGGAACGGTGATCTTCTTGAGGTCGTCCCGGAAATCGGTTTCCGAGAAGGCGCCAAGCGCATGATAGGCGGCAAGAAGCCCGGTTGCCTGTCCCTGACGCCAGTAGCTCTCGCGCAGGCCCTCCGAGATGTGCGCCCCTGGCCGGTTGAAGCTGTAATATGGCATGGTGACGTCGAGATTCCACTGCGACCGGTTTGCCTGCACGGCTGCGCGGAACGTATCGAACAGTTCCTTGGGCGCCCCGTTCGGATTGGTCGCGGTCTTGAGCAGGAAGGGTGTCACCGAGGAAACGAAAGCGACCTTGGCGACGCGGTTCTGGCCATGGCGCGCGACATAGCGCGCGACTTCCCCACCGCCCATCGAATGGCCGACGAAGGTCGCCTCGCGCAAATCGAGCGCCTCGACCAACTGGGCCAAGTCGTCGGCGAAGGTGTCGTAGTCGTAACCACCGGAGGGCTGGCTCGACCGGCCAAAACCCCGACGGTCATGGGCGATGACGCGGTAGCCATTCTGCAACAGGAAGAACATCTGGTCTTCCCAGGCGTCGGACGAGAGCGGATAGCCATGGCTGAACACCACGGCCGGCCCGGCGCCCCAGTCCTTGAAATAGAGGCTGGTGCCGTCTCTCGTGACGAGGCGGTCGCCTGTGGCCTTGCCGGCGCGGGCAGGGGCGGGGGTCTTTGCATCGGCGGGGGATGCGCCGGCACCAGCCGCTGCAAGTCCGACGCCGGCGATGGCGGCTCCTTTCAGCAGGTTGCGCCGGGAAGCGCTGTCGGGTGTTGAGATCGTGGACATGAGGAAACTCCGTGAGGTTATGCCGCCTGGGCGGCGCGGGTGGCGATGTGGTTGGACGTGTCGGTGCGATGTTCGCACCGCTTTCGTGCGGGGGATTAGAAGCCGAGCCTGCGCAGATCCTCGGCGACGAACATCTGGCCGCTGCGATTCTTGACGCTCGGCAGCTCGGAGACCTTTGCGCGCCAGGACTTCAGCGCGGAATAATCGTCAGGGATGGCAATGCCGGCGGCGTCCGCGAACATCAGCCCGGCAAACACCGTAATGTCGGCCATCGAGAATGCATGGCCGGCGACGAACGAACGGTCCTGCAACACCGTGTCGAAATATTTCATGCCGGCGCGCGCCTTGTCGCGCTGGCGGTTGCCCCAATCCTGACGGCCGGCCCATTCCGGGCTCTTGAACACCTGCAGCTCGGCGCCGAGGCCGGGCGTCGCGTGATGGAAGTAGTTGCCGACGGCATCGAGCAGTTCGGTTTCAGCCCGCTTCTGCATCATGTGGATGACGGCCTTTTCCTTCGGGGTCTTGCCGGTGAGCCGCGGATCACCGTCGAGATTATCGAGGTATTCGGTGATGGCGGTGGCCTCGGCGATGTAGGTACCATCATCGAGCTGGAGGACCGGCAGCACGCCCGAGGGGTTCTTTTCGAGGAAAGCCGGCTGTTTGTGCTCGGCGCCGATGAGATCGACGGAGACGAACTCGACCTGCGGTTCGAGGCCCTTCTCGGCGAGCACGATACGGATACGGGCCGGATTGGGAAAGCCGGGGCGATCGAAGATTTTCATGAGAGACTCCTTTTATCTGTCTATCGATAGATAGGTTACGGCTGTCGCTTAGCCCTTCCCTTTTCCGGCGTCAACAACTATCTATCGAGTGGTAGGTAAGGATCGATGATGGCTAAAACCAAGACGGATATGCGCGAGGCGGTCATGACCGCCGCAAAAGCGACGGTGCAGTCGCATGGCTACAATGCGCTCAGCTTTCGAGAACTCGCAAAAGAGGTCGGCATCAAAAGTGCCAGCGTGCACTACCACTTCCCGACCAAGGGCGACCTCGGCACCGCCTTGGCGCGCCGCTATACGGAGGATGGGGCGACCTTTCTGGCGGAACTCCTAGCGGCCTGCCAGGATGCGACCTGGTGCATGGATAGATACACGGAGATCTTTCGCTCTGCTCTGGCCAACGACAATCGCATGTGCCTGTGCGGCATCATGAGCGCGGAACTTGACGACCTTCCGGCAGAGGTCCGCGCCGAGGTCGATAAATTCGCGGCGATGAACGTCGACTGGCTTATGAAAGTGCTCTCACGGGCAAAGCCTACGGCAAGCGAGCAGGACCTGCGAGATCATGCCATGGCGATCTTCGCAGCCATCGAGGGGGCTCAGCTGGTCGCGCGGGGGTGCCGGGACATCGGAATCTACGACCGTACGATCAAGGCCTACCGAGCGGCGGGTCTCTTCCCATAGGAGCCGATGGCACCCGATGGGTCCGCGCTCGCGGTTGATTATGATTGAGCGTTGAAGTTTGAGCGATCAAAACTCGGTGGAAATTAACAGACATATGAAACCTGGGGTCCGAAAGGCGTCCGAGCGCCATATTCGCGTCCAACGATCTTTCCGGTATCAGCGTTTTGCACGCAGCTGTGGATTTGGGCGTTTCCGCGCCCGGCGATATCGCCGTCGTTGCCTAAGACAATATCCAGAAGGGATTATTTAGCTCTCCGCGTCTCACGAGCGGTGCACATCCGCCCGAAGAACTCAGAGATGCCGCCGTTCGCCACCTGGTCGATCTTGTCGAGCGAACGATCGAGAACCACTTCGGAATCGAGCCGATAAGCCTCGCCTGGTGATTCGGGAAAGGTGCGGGTACAAATCGAAGCATCCCATCCCGCAAAGCTGATCGCACCGTCTTCGCGATCGGAACGCTATTGCGCGACGCCGATGCGTTGTGGCAGCGAAGAAATGAAGTCGGTCAATTGGTCGCCAAGCAACTGCACGTGGTCGCTTGCCGCCTTCTGCGCGGCGTCGGGATCACCCGCATCGATCGCATCCATGATCCGTACATGCTCGGTCAGCGTTCCAAGCATACGTCCCGGCTGATAGGTGGCGCGCAACCTGTAGGCGCCGATCCGACGGCGGAGCTGGATAGTTTGTTCGGCGATGAAATGGGTATGCGCTGCCTCATAGAGCAGGTCGTGGAACTGCTGATTGATCTTGTAGAAGTTCATCGGATCGCCGGCTTCGTACGCCTTGACAAGATCCTCATGGACCGCGCGCATGGCGGCCCGCTCTGCCGGCGTCGCGCGTCGCGCTGCAAGCTTGGCGCATAATCCCTCAAGAGAGGCCATGACATCGAACATTTCGATGATCGCTGGAATCGAGAGAAGGGCGACATGCGTGCCTTGGCGTCCGCGCGTTTCTATCAGGCCGATGGCGAGCAGCGATTTGATCGCTTCACGAACCGGCGTACGCGAAAGACCAAACCGGCGCGACAATTCCATCTCGTCCAACCGCTCACCCGGCGCGAGACGCCCGTCCAGAATCATCGCCTCGAGATGATCGCGCAACTCGTCCGATCGTGTCGCCTGACGTGCTGTAACAACACCGGATATGCGAACCGCATCTTGGTTCAATTGGAAGGCTCCTTTGCCGGCCTTGCTCGTGACCGGTCGGGCTTTAGTGGCGCGCATATATGTTTATTTCTCTGCTGCATTCAATATCATATAATCAGTATACCAGGCTTGCGATGCAACTTCTGATCTTGTCCACAATCATCGAAGGGGCTTCCACCATGGGAAAATGGCCGGAATCGTAGGTGGCTATCGGGGTTGCGGCAAAGCAAGGCATGGGATCGGGATGGGCCAGGCGCGCCACATATGGCGAGTTCAGCAGCATTTTCGGGCAGGTCACCAGCGGCCAGCGATCCTCCGCATTCCAGGCGAACAGGTCGTCCTTGATATCAAGCGCGAAGTCGCCCGGTGCCGCGGCAAGCATACCGTCGTTGATCTGTGCTCGCACGGCCTCCGCCGTAGTCGGATGAACGATCATGTCCACCATCGCCCGCATCCGGGCCGGATAATCCATCTGGAATTCCTCGTGCCGGCGCCGGATCTCCTCATCCGGGACACGTCCGTAATAATCCCGGTCGGACAGTGTATCGAGACCGATTACCGCGGCCACTCTCTGCGGCGCGGTTATCGCTGTTTCCGTGGAGATAGGTCCTCCCATGGAATGACCGACGAGAATGGCGCCCGAAATGTCGAGGTGACCAAGCACAAGGGCAACCGCCGCGCCCATGGCCGTGATCGTCTGGCCGCTCGCGGGCGGCGGTGCGGTGCCGCCGAAGCCGGGATGCGATAAAACCAGAACCCGGAAATCGCGGGCCAGTTCAGGCCCGATGATATCCCAGTGACCGGCGCTGCCGCACCAGCCATGGATGAGCACCAGCCAATCCCCGGCGGTGCCGAGCGTACGATAGCCGACCTGCCCGCCGAAAGGTGCGTCCAGCAGATGAAGATTGTTCATCCGCTCAGCCCTTTATGCCGCTGGTGGCCATGCCCTGGGTGAAGTATTTCTGCAGGACCAGGAAGAGCAGGATGAGCGGCACCGTGGCGACCGTCGCTCCGGCAAAGGTCTCGCCCCAGTTCGGCAGCTGGGTCGGCGAACCCTGCTGGGCGATCGCCACCTGGATGATCTGGCGTGCGGGATCCTGGACGATGACCAGAGGCCATAGGAAGCTGTTCCAGCAGAACAGGAACGTGATGAGCCCAAGCGTCACCATCGGCACCTTGACGTTCGGCAGGACGATGGAAAAGAAGATGCGGACATGCCCGGCACCGTCGATGCGGGCAGCGTCCTCCAGCTCGGTCGGCAGTTCCTCGAAGGCCTGTTTCAGCAGAAAGAGGCCGAAGGGGCTTGCAATCCAGGGGATCATGATCCCGACCAGCGTATTGGAGAGGCCAAGTCCGGAAACCACCTGATAGAGGGGCACCATCATCGCCTCGATCGGCAACAGAAAAGTCAGGAGGATCAGCATGAAGACGATGTTGGCGCCGGGAAACTTGATGCGGGTCAGCGCATAGGCGGCCATCGAGCAGAGAAGCAATGTGAACGCAACCTGCCCGATCGCGACGATTGCTGTGTTCAATAGGGCTCTCAGGATATTTGTGCGCTCGAACAGCGATACATAGTTCTCGATCGTCGCGCCGACCGGCACGAATGCGCGCCAGGAAAGCGGCGTGACGTCGCCGAACACGGTGAACTGGTTCTTCAAGGACGAAGCCACGACCCAGGCATAGGGCGCCAGGAAGCAGGCGATGATCAGAAGGATGGTCACCAGGGTGAGGGCGGTGCGGCGGATGCGGGTCGTTCTCATTTCAGTAGTTCCAACGGGATCGCAGGAGAGCCATCTGGACCATCGAGATGGCGAGGACGACGAGCAGCAGCACGACGGAAAGCGCCGAGGCATAACCGGCCTGCTGCATGATGAAGGCTGTATTGTAGATGTGGTAGACGATCAGGTTCGTTGCTTCCTGCGGCCCGCCCTGGGTCATCAGGAATGCCGGCGCGAAGGCCTGCAGCGAAAACACCGTCATGATCACCACCACGAACAGCGTGGTGCGCGACAGAAGCGGTATCGTGATGTTCCACAGCACCTGCCACCGGGTGGCGCCATCGATGCGGGCCGCTTCACCAAGCTCGGAAGGCACGCCCTGCAGTCCGGCCAGAAAAAGGATCGCCCCGAACCCGACCTGCTGCCACAGCGTCATGGCGATGAGCGACGGCAGTGCCTGGGTGGTGCTTGTCAGAAACGGTTGTCGGGCGATGCCGACGATATCCAGCGCGCCGTTGATCAATCCGTTCGACGGGTCGAGCAGGAAGGACCACATCGTTGCGATCACCACCGAGGACGTGACGACTGGCAGCATGATCATGGTGCGGACGAGGCCGCGCGCCGGCAGTTTCGAATTGAGGAAGAGTGCGAGCGCGAAAGCGATCGGGATGACGAACGCAACCACACCTAACGCGAAGAGGAAGGTGATGCCGAAGCTCTTCCCGGCATCATCGTATTCGATCATGTCGGTGAAATTGCGCAGGCCGATAAATTTCTCCGCTGCCGGATTGAGCAGCGAATAGTCGTAGAAGCTGTTGCGGGCCATGACCAGGAGCGGAACGTATTGGAAGATCAGCAATAGCAGCATGAAAGGCGCGAGAAAGCCGACAGCCACCAGACGCTCCTGCTTTTGCCGCCGGGTGGCGGCCTTGCGCGGCCGGGTTTTTGCACCCGCCGAAGCGGTGCGTGTTTGTTCGCCTGTCGACATTCTCGCGTCCATTGTCATTATCGGTCGAGGATACGCTGAACCTTCTTTTCGGCATCGGCCATCAGCGCAGCCGGATCGCCGCCGAAGGCAACGCCACGAAGAGCCTCGCTGACGATCTTGTCATACTGGGCGAATTTCGGGCCCGGCGGGCGCGGCTGGCCCCAGGACTGAAGCTGATCGACGAACACCTTCATCGGATACTTGTTGTAGACGTCGAAGCGGTTGAACAGGCTCTTGAGGGTCGGCAGATTGCCGCGCTGGCTGACGTTCATATAGGCATATTCGCCCACTGACATGTCTACCACGAACTTTGCGGCGATCTCCGGATGCTTGGATCGGGCTGTCGCGCCGAATGTGGTCGAGCCCGTATGCACGACTGGCGTCTTGAAATACGGCAGCGGCGTGATGCCCCATTCGATCTTCGGATCCTTGATCAGCGCGTTGCCGGCGGCCGGAGTATCGATGTAGAAGCAGGCCTTGGCATCGAAGAAGGCGTTTGGAATGCCGACCTTCGGCGCAACGCCTTCAGCGTTGAACATCGACTGGTAGAATTTCAGCGCTTCAACCGCTTCAGGCGTATTGAGATAACCTTCGGCTGTTTTGCCGTCCGGTGCGAACGCCCAGAAGGTCTTGTAGGCGCTGCTGGTCGGGGCTGCCTTGGGGTCGCCGGCGGAACGTTGGTAAGTCAGGTCCTGATAGACGAGACCAGGCTGGCCGTTGCCGAAGCGGGTCGGGCCAAGGCCCCAGACCGTGGCGGCGCCGGCCGGACCCTGCTGGCACTTCTTGAAGGCTTCCAGCGCCTGAGGCCATGTCCATGCATCGGCAAGCGTCTGCGGCGGCTTTATGCCGGCAGCTTCGACCAGCTTCTTGTTGTAGTACATGGCAACAGTGGTCTGCTCGATGCCCGGCGAATAGACTTCGCCGTTATAGCTGTGCTCGGACTTGGTGGCCGGCAGGATGTCGTCATCCCACCCCTTCGGCAGGTATTTGGTGATCGGCAACAGGATGCCGGCAGCCGCGTAGGACTGGGTGTTCGGCCCGTCATAGACGATGATATCGGGCGGATTTGAGCTGGCTGCCTGAACCGAAATCGTGTCCGCGAGCTGCGGGAACGGGACTTCGTTGACTTCGAACTTGACGCAGGGATTATCCTTTTGCCAGGCCTCCATCGGCTTGGGATAGGGGTAGTTGCCAGGCGTGCGCAGGATGCGCAGGGTTACGGCTTCGCCGGTGCAGGAAGCCGCAGTCTGCGCCTGGGCGCCGGTCGCACTCAGCGCCGTGGCGCCGAGCAGACCGGCAAAAACGATAGGATAGATCTTCATCAGCCGTTCTCCTTCTGGTGTTTTATCCGGCGGCATTTTTCAGATGGCGCCGCCGGTATCGGGGTCGAAAAGCGACATGCGGTCATGCGCGATGCGGAGCGGCTGCTGACCTCCTTCGGGGAGCGCGTGCTGCGGCGCAAGCATGGCTGCGCAGGGCACGCCGGCAAGGGTGAAGTGAACCAGCGTCGTCGGTCCGAGCAACTCGGCCATGTCCACGGGAACCGAAAAGTCAGGCTCACCTTCGCCGGCCAGAAAGTGTTCCGGCCTCAACCCCACTTCGACGGTCTTCCCGACATACGGCAGAAGAGCATCTCTCCGGCCAACTGGTGACGGCAGTGTTGTATCGTTGAGTTTGAGCACGGGCTCCCCGCCTTCCAGCGCAACCTGTGCCGGCAGGAAATTCATCGAGGGGCTTCCGATGAAGCCGGCCACAAAGCGGGTGGCGGGACGTTCGTAGAGTTCCTGAGGCGTGCCCTGCTGCTCGATCTTGCCGTTGTTCAGCACCACGACGCGATCGGCGAGCGTCATTGCCTCGACCTGGTCGTGGGTTACGTAGACGGTGGTCGCCTTTAGGCGCTTGTGCAGCCGACGGATTTCCGTGCGCATCTGTCCGCGCAGTTTCGCATCCAGGTTGGAAAGCGGTTCGTCGAACAGGAAAACTGCCGGATCGCGAACCATGGCGCGCCCCATCGCGACACGCTGCCGCTGGCCGCCGGAAAGCTGCTTCGGTCGCCGGTTGAGCAGCGCGGAAATCTCCAGCATCTTGGCGGCTTCTTCGACCTTGCGGCGAATTTCGGTCTTGTCCACCTTTGCCAGACGCAGGCCAAAGCTCATGTTCTGGGCGACTGTCATATGTGGATAGAGCGCGTAGTTCTGGAAAACCATGGCGATGTCGCGCTCGCGCGGATCGAGCTCGTCCACGCGGCGATCGCCGATCCAGATCTCGCCGCTGCTGACCTCTTCCAGGCCGGCGATCATGCGCAGCGTCGTGGACTTGCCGCAGCCCGAGGGGCCGACAAGCACCACGAATTCGCCGCTGCAAATATGCAGGTCAAGTCCATCGATCGTGGTTGCCGAAGCACTCTCGTAGGTCTTGCCCACCTTTTTAAGCTGAACGTCTGCCATGCCGGCTTTGAGGCCTTTTGCTCTTGAAAATTCCAGAGACCTGTTGGTCCTGCCATCCGGACATTAAGGGACGGAACATGTATTCGTGCAAGAGGTAAATGTATACGAATATTATTTTTTTATCGAGCGGCCAAATTCGCCTATTTATTCGGCTGACTGCCTCTACATTTTGCTTATATTGGCGGCATATTGGAATAATGTGCCATTAATTCTTTTTCAAAGGTGGAAAATTTCAAACTTTGGCAAAAAATCCATGGACAGAGCGCAGAAATGGCGTATGCAAAAAAGAGGAATATGTATTCATCACAGGAGACGTAGGTGGAACTGAATCTTGCTGGCAAAACGGCCCTCATCACCGGAGCATCCCAGGGCATCGGCTACGCGATCGCCAAGGTTCTGGCCGCTGAAGGATGCCACCTCCACCTGGCCGCCCGCAACGGCGCGGCCATGCAGGCCCTTAAGAAGGAGCTCGCCCAGTACCCGGTCAACGTCACCGTGCACGAGGCGGACCTGGGTACGACCGAAGCCATGGTCGCGCTCGACAAGGCCTGTGGCGACTATGATATCCTGATGAACAACGCGGGTGATATCCCCGCCGGTTCGATCGAGGACGTCACCGACGAAGCCATCCGCCGCGGTTTCGATCTCAAGGTCTTCGGCTACATTACCCTTTCCCGCGAGTTCTGGAAGCGCCGCAAGGGCCGCGACGGTGTGATCATTAACGTCATCGGCAATTCCGGTGAAAATTGGGATGCCGCCTATTTTGCTGGCTCGACCGGTAACGCCGCTCTGATGAGCTTCACCAAGGCGCTCGGCGGCCGCAGCCTCGATCAGGGCATCCGCGTCATCGGCGTCAATCCCGGGCCGGTCGATACCGCGCGCATGTTCAAGATCATGAAGCGCAAGGCGATCGACATGCTCGGTGATGAGAGCCGTTGGAAAGAACTCTACGACAAATATCCGGGCAAGCGTCCGGCCACGGCCGAAGAAGTCGCCGATCTCTGCGCCTTCCTCGCCTCACCCAAGGCCGGCTACATCACCGGCACGGTCGTCACCATCGACGGCGGCATCGCCGCACGCGGTTCGGTGATCTGACGATCATGAGCGACGCGCGTATTCGGAACCGCTATTTCGACGACCTGTTCTCGACGCCGGATCTGGCGTGGATGGGACAGAACACCAACCACATCCCCGCGCATCCCGCCGTGCGCGAAGCAATGATCCGTTCCGTCGAGGCCGGCGAATTCAACGCCTACGCGCCGCCGATGGGCTTCGAGGCGCTGCGAGCAGGAATAGTCGCCGATCTCGGCGTCCTGTCCGCAGAAGCGCTGGTGACGGAAGGCGGCGTCAACGCTCTTGCGATGATCTGCAAGGCGCGCGCCAAGCCCGGCACGACGCTGGTGACGACGGACCCGACCTGGAAGTGGCCGTGCATGTTTGCCGAACAGGCCGGTGCCGAGGTCATCCAGATCCCGATCTACGATCCGGCGACCAAATACAAACTGACCCCGGATGCTCTGCGGGCCGCCGTCGATGACCGTTGCGCGCTCATCTATATCGTCGATCCCAACAATCCGCTCGGCATCCGCTACGACCGCGAGGAAATCGAGGCCTTTGCCGAGATCGCCCGTTCGGTCGGCGCCTTGATGATCCACGACTGCACCTACCGCGATTTCGCCGACGGCCACACGCCTGTCCTGCAGGTCGCGCCGGAAGGTACCGTCGTTTCGCTGAGCTTCTCCAAGTGGCTGGGGCTGGCAGGCATGCGCATCGGCGCGCTTGTCGCATCCCCCGCACTGGTCGACGAGTTTTCATCCACTTCGACCTCCGTGCTCGGTGCATCTGTCGTCGCGCAGCGCGCTGCGATAGTCGGACTTTCGGTCAAGGCCGAATGGATGAAGGACGTGCGCTCCATTGACCGTGCGAACAAGGCGATGATCGTCGCGGCCGCCGAAGCCGCCGGCATCACCGTGCCGGTTCAGCCGTCGCATGGCAATTTCCTCGTGCTGGAGACTGCGGCAACCGGCGTCTCGCCGGAAGCGATCGTTGAGGCTGCCCGCCGCGAGGGCGTGATGATCCGCCAGGGCCGCTACCACACGGCGCGTTTCGGCGACCGGTTCATCAAGGTCTCGACCTCGGTGCCGAGCGCGTGGGCCGAGCGCTTCTGCGAAGGCTTACCCGCTTATATCGCGACGGCGCGGACACTGAACGACGTGCCGGCCCTCTTCTAGGGGTCGGTCCCAAGAGCCAAGCATATTACAGGGGAGAAGCCGATTCATGTTCGTGACCAGCAAGGATGGCATCAAGCTCTACTACGAAACGGCAGGCGAGACCGGAACGCCGATCCTGTTCATCCACGAGTTCGGAGGCAATTATGACGCCTGGGAGCCGCAGATGAGCTTTTTTTCCCGGCGCAACCGATGCATCACCTATGCGGCCCGCGGGTATGCGCCGTCCGATATCCCGGCGGATGTCGAACAATATTCACAGGTGCTCGCCGCTGAAGACGCTCTCGCCGTGCTTGACGGTCTCGGTATCGAGAAGGCCCATATCGTTGGCCTATCGATGGGCGGTTTCGCGACGCTGCATTTCGGCCTTCGTTTTCCGGAGCGGGCGCTATCGCTGACGGTCGCCGGCGCCGGTTACGGCACGGAGCGCGCCACGGCCGATTATTTCCGCAATACGTCGCTGAAGGTGGCCGATAATTTCGAAAAGGATCCGGTCGGTTTCTCGAAGATCTATTCGCTCGGCGCAAGTCGCGTGCAGTTCCAAAACAAGGACCCGCGCGGCTGGGCAGCTTTCGCGGAGCGGTTGTCGCGGCACTCTGCCGTGGGCGCCGCCAACACCATGCGCGGCGTACAGTGCCGCCGGCCATCTTTCTGGGACCTGGAAGACGAACTGAAGAAGATGATGGTTCCGACCCTGATCATGTCGGGCGACGAGGACGATCATTGCCTCCAGCCGAGCATTTTCCTCAAGAAGACGCTTTCCGCCAGCGGCCTCGCGATCCTGCCGAAGACCGGCCATACGCTCAATCTCGAGGAGCCCGCTCTGTTCAATTCGCTGGTATCCGATTTTATCGCCCAGGTGGAAGCGGGTGCCTGGAACGTGCGCGATCCACGCGCCGATCCGGGACAGGTGATGCGGACGGAATAGCGCAATGACCGGCGTGGCCTCCATATCCCCGGAGCGGCTGTGGTCGCGGCTCATGGAACTCGGCAGGGATGGCGCCCTGCCCGAGAAGGGTGTCAACCGCCAGGCTCTCTCGGCCGAGGAAATTCTTAGCTGGCGGCGCATCATCGCATGGGGCGCCGAGGCAGGCTTGAAACCCTCCACGGACCCGGCCGGAAACCTTTTTCTGACACTCGAGGCTAAGTTTCCCCACCTGTCGCCCGTCGTCACTGGCAGTCATGTCGACAGCCAGCCGACGGGCGGTCTTTTTGATGGGGTATTCGGCACGCTGGCGGCGCTCGAAGCCGTAACGGCTATAGCTGAGGCGGGCATGATACCGGACCGGCCGATCACGGTTGTCGCCTGGATGAACGAAGAGGGGAGCCGGTTTGCGCCCGGAATGATGGGGTCCGAGCTTTTCGCGGGCAAGCGAACGATGGATGAGATCATGGTGGTCAAGGACGCCGCCGGCATCTCCGTCGCCGAGGCGCTGGCCGCTGTGCATGCCGCCTTTCCGGATATAGAGCATCGGCCGCTCGGTTTTCCCGTCCACGCCTATATCGAACCGCATATCGAGCAGTCGGACGTGCTCGAACGCGCCGGTGCGGTAATCGGCGTGGTCTCCGGCATTCAGGGCAAGAAGACCTACGAGATCATCATATCCGGACGCGAAGCGCATGCCGGCACCGAGCCGATGGAGCGCCGCCAGGACGCGTTGCAGGCGTTTGTGCGCAT
Coding sequences:
- a CDS encoding pyridoxal phosphate-dependent aminotransferase; its protein translation is MSDARIRNRYFDDLFSTPDLAWMGQNTNHIPAHPAVREAMIRSVEAGEFNAYAPPMGFEALRAGIVADLGVLSAEALVTEGGVNALAMICKARAKPGTTLVTTDPTWKWPCMFAEQAGAEVIQIPIYDPATKYKLTPDALRAAVDDRCALIYIVDPNNPLGIRYDREEIEAFAEIARSVGALMIHDCTYRDFADGHTPVLQVAPEGTVVSLSFSKWLGLAGMRIGALVASPALVDEFSSTSTSVLGASVVAQRAAIVGLSVKAEWMKDVRSIDRANKAMIVAAAEAAGITVPVQPSHGNFLVLETAATGVSPEAIVEAARREGVMIRQGRYHTARFGDRFIKVSTSVPSAWAERFCEGLPAYIATARTLNDVPALF
- a CDS encoding alpha/beta fold hydrolase, whose amino-acid sequence is MFVTSKDGIKLYYETAGETGTPILFIHEFGGNYDAWEPQMSFFSRRNRCITYAARGYAPSDIPADVEQYSQVLAAEDALAVLDGLGIEKAHIVGLSMGGFATLHFGLRFPERALSLTVAGAGYGTERATADYFRNTSLKVADNFEKDPVGFSKIYSLGASRVQFQNKDPRGWAAFAERLSRHSAVGAANTMRGVQCRRPSFWDLEDELKKMMVPTLIMSGDEDDHCLQPSIFLKKTLSASGLAILPKTGHTLNLEEPALFNSLVSDFIAQVEAGAWNVRDPRADPGQVMRTE
- a CDS encoding hydantoinase/carbamoylase family amidase translates to MTGVASISPERLWSRLMELGRDGALPEKGVNRQALSAEEILSWRRIIAWGAEAGLKPSTDPAGNLFLTLEAKFPHLSPVVTGSHVDSQPTGGLFDGVFGTLAALEAVTAIAEAGMIPDRPITVVAWMNEEGSRFAPGMMGSELFAGKRTMDEIMVVKDAAGISVAEALAAVHAAFPDIEHRPLGFPVHAYIEPHIEQSDVLERAGAVIGVVSGIQGKKTYEIIISGREAHAGTEPMERRQDALQAFVRMALRMQQDMAIDDVVKFTIGRLEIQPNAPSVVPSSAVFRIDLRHPDNAVLDRLGLRLEAIVTEEAHPCSFHIKRLVDAPSNTFDEGLQSAIRHSAGRHGYSALDLLSAAGHDARQMAPLAPSAMIFIPCRAGLSHHPDEWAEPEHVAAGAAVLLDLLLEQTGLSQKYGDAS